TCTTTCTTGCCAAGTCCATCACCTCGCGTTTTATGTTTTCttgtttttactaataaaatCCCAAGTGAATTTTACCTAAAAGTAAAAATATAATATCATGAGTCACTAATATAACAAATGGTTTGATGGGAAACTTATTTATTTGCTGCGTGGGGTTGATGCCAGACTTAACATTATAGGGCTTTTCCACCCCTCTCGTTTTATGTTTTCTCACCAATTAACGATTTTTTTggggatcatgatttttttttgggaccatgattttattttggataaagacattagaagtaaatctaggtcaccccttatctagatatttatattaatacctaaattatcctcctgattaattttgggtgatgattagttagtgttaataataattagtgtaatgattagtgagatgattaagttaaagataattaatgagattaaaaaatcagataatttttttttaagaagtagaattattgagagagtaaagttagagaagatgaagaaggaaaacatgaaaaacatggattttaccaaccacaaccggaggaagggtatttgggtacccaggtaggcttcaaacttagataatgttggttgaattgccaGTAGGAGCTCAGCCCGACAAAGCATGCTAAACTTTGAGCACAGTCCAGCCCAACACGTGACTTAGCCAGCACGACACGACACGTTATTTTTATGAGATGGATTGGGTTTAACTAATCGGAAAACCAGCCTAATATAGCGCGCGTCACGAATAAACACGCGGcacggcacaacacaacacgttaagaaagcacgtaaTAATATGTATATAATACACAACATGCATAATACATcccattttgtgtatatttcataaAGGAGAACAATAGCCAATTATAaacattttattattgttatgttgatttattttttcataataacacatataatacctaaatatttgcaAAACATTTATATTAGAAAATACGAAATAAATGTGCCAggcacaacacgtttattttCCAGGCATAGCCCAGCACAACACGCTTTTTGGTGCGGCACAACATGACACGTCATAATCTCCGGCACAACACTACACGGCACATAGCATAATAAGCACGCGATTTCGTGGACTGGGCTGTGCTGAGCCGACATGTTTTACACCTTCAAGACTAGCCCTCAACACAAGaaacttttgtattttcttttgtttttgtgtctaatatatcAAGGGAGGGATGTCGTATTAATACTAATTTTAGAAGCCGTCGCCTAACTGATATTACCGACTCATATTTAAAGATATTCATCTGATACGGTGATCTCATGACTCTCGTCCAGTTATTAGCACAAGTAAAAAGGGCTTGCTTCAGCAGTGAACGCAAAGAACAAACGACAATTGACATTTAAAGTGAACTATATATAGACTATATATGTAAGCTTTGGTGATGAACATAAGGAAGCAACCTAAGAAGCGAACTGGTTCAATTTTACCATATGAAAGAAATAGAAAATGAACACAAACCATCTTGCTTCTTTCCCAGCCGGTTTAAGTCAACTAATTTAATTCCATACAAACTGTTCAACCACACACTGCATAAAACTGCTACTCCTATAAccctgtgtattttacttttaactaACTGTTGGGTGTGGGAAGCAACTAAAGCAATGCATTTGCCTTATTCAACCAAGCATCGTAAATGTCATCTTCAAATAGAACAAAGTGCACCTACAATCGAACAGAAAGAGTTAGATGAGTAGTATGTGCAATTCAAGAAGGGTGGGAGAAAAACTTGTTAAACTGGATGTTATACAACCAGGAATAGCAAGGAAATGCTTTCAAGACGGAGTGCAACGTTCAAATTCATATCCTGTGACGTTATATTAcatttttctgtttttattttttccataAAACAACAGCAAGAGGCAATGCCTCAAACTATGATAAAAGCCAACTTGTTTCAAGATTATGTTTTCATGTCAACAATTAGCATCTTATATATGCTCCACTGAGCACATCACTTGAAAGAAGTTAATGTCATGAACAGGAAAATCATATGAAAAGTGATTGAAGAATTTCAATGCACACAGAGCAAACACAACCAAATTAAGATTACCTCTTTGAAGTCACCATCTAATTCCATTATAGTAGATATTGCAATTGCAGCAGCTTCGTCATAGGGATAACTGTAAACAATATATCACAAGAATCTAggagaaaatacatgaaagagTAAAAGAAGAACAGATTCATGGGATTTATCCAACTCGCTTGAGAACtacaagatacatatatatagCTACAAGCCTATAGAACAGATCTTGTTGGTACACAACATTAAGTGCTCATATTATACATTCTTACCCATAAGCACCACAAGATATGGCAGGAAAGGCGATATACTCTATCTTGTTCTCTTTTGCAAGCTTTAAGCAGTTTCTGCAAGAAATGGAGTTAACAACTTCCATTTAGAAACTattgacaattacagaaaaatcgaccaactgacatataaaaatccaagaaTTGAATATCCATGAGTTCAAATTTCCGGGATCAATATTGATATACCTGTATGCATTTCTTAGAGTAACTTCTGGGTGATTATCAACGTGATAAACAGGACCAACAGCGTGAATAACATGAAAAACGGGCAACTGAAATGCTCTGCACAAATTTTATTTTAGCCAACATGATTTGCCATAAACATAAGTTCGCATTTGAAGATCCAAACAATATCTAATGTTAGGAACACCTACGGAGTAATTCTGGCTTCTCCTTTTGGACAGCGAATTCCAGGACGGACCTCTGGAACAGTATAACAAGCTCTTCTTAGTTCAGGTCCTGCTGCTCTATGTACGGCTGAGCAAAAACATTTCCAACCAGTATGAGGCCATCTACCTAACTAATAGGAACCAATGTAGATTTTCTAAAAACTAAAGAAAGTAATTAAAACCCTGTGATGCGTTTAAGTGCTTACCTCCATCAACACCCCCACCTCCAAGCATCTTTTCATTAGCTGCATTTACCTGTCATAAGAGAAGGGTCATCAGATCATCATCACGGAATATTCCTAACTGGACAATGTAAGCTTATCAAAGACTTTTAGAACAAATATGACTACCACCTCAACCTCCCCAATGAGGTTTACAATTCTGACCAGCACCTTCACCATGAAGTTTACATTTCTGGTCACCAATCACACATCAACACCTCTAGAATGGGGTTTACAATTACAATTctgaccaccacaaccaccaccaccatcagggTAGTAAAATAATCACTAGAAAGAAACTAAAGAGGCGATCAACTGAAAGCTCGGAGTCAAATTGTATAAGAAGCTAAAAGAAAGAATTTTTACTCACAATGGCATCAGAAGTACCATTAACCGACCACATTGTGATATCACCTCTTTGTATTTTAAGACTACTTGATAAAGATAATTTGAAATCCTTAACACCATCACCGCGATTTCCTTCTCCTCCGCCGCCCTTAGATGCCATTGTAAGTGCACGGAAGACAGAAGTAGTGATGCCGGAGAGTGTAGCTGAGTTATTTGCAAGTTTGACAGTTGAAGTTCTCGAGCAGGAGGACTTTATGTTTACAAGGTTATTGGTGCTTTCACGGAAATTTTGTGTGTATTGAAACCGATTTATAGAATTTGTTTCTGGAAATATAGGTCGACAAGTTCGAGCCCAAATGGCCTTCTCGCTCATCATTTTGATTTGGCTCACCGGAGAGAGTCTCACGATTTCTTTACAGTTTACACCATTATCTGTAATAGAGAAATCACACCTATACTTCTTCAACCCTTTTCATATCTTGGAATCAATCGTAAACCTACACTTTCTCCCCAAGACTTTTTGGACGTGCCCTCCACAAAAGTCCGGGTGTGTATTCATAAAATATACGAGGAGGGATGTCATGATAGTTGAGTTAGAAGGTCCTTAATAAAGCCAGATGTATAGGTAACATCAACAAATGGATCTGTGGCGCAATGGTAGCGCGTCTGACTCCAGATCAGAAGgttgcgtgttcgattcacgtcaggttcattttttttttacttcattccACACATGATACATTTACTGCTGACTCATATATGTAAGCTTTGATGTTTACTCCGTCTTTTTGGACAAAATGAAAtttcttttttctcttatttGATTTACAAGAACACACAAATCATGTTTTTCTCCTTTCCACAGCTCAAACCATCACAATATCATATTAAATATCATCACTCTGTTTAAAATCCATTGTTGGGTGTGGGCAGCACCTAAAGCAATCCGTTCGCCTTCTCCAACCAAGCATTGAAAACATCATCTTCAAGCAGAACAAAGTGCACCTAAATCAACCACCGGAGTTTCGATGAGCAATATGCGATTCAAGGAGAAACTTTGTACGACTAAAAATGTTTTCCAACCAGAAAAACAACAAACAGACATTACCTCTTTGAAGTCACCATCTGATTCCATTACAGTAGAAATTGCAATTGTAGCAGCTTCTTCTAATGGATAACTGAATAGAAAATGACACTACTTTTAGTAGAAAATATATAAAAGACTAAAATATATCGTTTCACCTGACAAACAATCTATCCTTCAAAAATTCACAAATCTTCTATTGATTTTGCTCACACTCTCACTAGAATCACCAACAGAGATTTCAAACGTAAATCATAAACATCGGTATCAACCATTCAACCCTGAAATGCACCACTGCGTATTGAACGGGCTGTAAATAATATCAGCAAAACAACATGTAAGTGCTCATGTGAAACTTACCGGTAAGTACCACAAGATATGGCAGGAAAAGCAATATAATCTATGTTGCTCTCTTTTGCAAGCTTGATGCAGTTTCTGCAGCAACTTGAGTTAAAAAATGGCATTAGAAACTGCACGATGATTACAGAGAAACCAACCAGCACGCAACAAAAGTAAACATTGATTATCCATCTGCTCAGTTTTCTGGAATCAAGATAGACATACCTGTATGCATTTCTTAGAGCAACTTCTGGGTGATTTTCATTATCATAAAAAGGACCAACAGTGTGAATAACATGCGAAACGGGCAACTGAAATGCTCTGCATAAATGTTATAAACTTTATAACCAACACAGGTTTTCCATAATCATAAGTTCGTGATTGAAGGTTCAAATAATCGCATCTAATGTTAGGTACACCTACGGAGTAATTCTAGCTTCTCCTTTTGGGCAGCGAATTCCAAGACTAACCTCTGGAACAGTATAACAAGCTTCTCGTAGTTCAGGTCCTGCAGCTCCATGTATCACTAGCcaaaaacatttccaacaagtATGAGACCGTCTAGCTAACTCGTAGGAATCAACCAAATTAAGAAACTAAAATCATGTCATAGGTTTAAAGTTTACCTCCATCAAGACCCCCACCTCCAAGCATCTTTTCATTAGCTGTATTTACCTGTCAGAGGAAAACGGTCATCGAATAATCATCATAGGATAGTCCCGACAGAACAATGTAAGACGGAATTTTTACTCACAATGGCATCCGAAGTACCATTAACAGACCACATTGTGATATCACCTCTTTGTATTTTCAGACTACTTGTTGAAGAAATTTTGAAAACCTTAATACCATCATCGCGTCCACCCTTAGATGCCATTGTAAGTATAGTGAAGACAGAAGAAGTGGTGCTGGAGAGTTTAGCTGAGTTATGTGCAAAACTATGTGATCGTTGAAGTTCTCATGGGGGAATTTATAGGAAGCGTGCAAACTTTAGACGTGCATAGCATTTGTAAAATAGATTGAAGGAGAGGGTTGACACTTGACATGACAGTTTGATATTATCCTAGGTTAGCTAAGTTTTCCAGATAATCAAGGTAAAATTCGTATATTCCTTGTTCTTAGTTTTAAATTGTACACAGTGACGCGATTTTGACAGGATTTGTGTTATTTTATTTGAATATCGAATCCTATGTTGGATCATGATCAGAATTTCTCAATCAGTTCCATTACATATATAAAATGGTACATAACACTGCTAATACACACCAAAAGCTAGCGTTTATAACTCCAATTCTTGCAGTTGTCATCATGGTAAGCC
This portion of the Papaver somniferum cultivar HN1 chromosome 11, ASM357369v1, whole genome shotgun sequence genome encodes:
- the LOC113325267 gene encoding uncharacterized protein LOC113325267, with protein sequence MASKGGGGEGNRGDGVKDFKLSLSSSLKIQRGDITMWSVNGTSDAIVNAANEKMLGGGGVDGAVHRAAGPELRRACYTVPEVRPGIRCPKGEARITPAFQLPVFHVIHAVGPVYHVDNHPEVTLRNAYRNCLKLAKENKIEYIAFPAISCGAYGYPYDEAAAIAISTIMELDGDFKEVHFVLFEDDIYDAWLNKANALL
- the LOC113321062 gene encoding uncharacterized protein LOC113321062; protein product: MASKGGRDDGIKVFKISSTSSLKIQRGDITMWSVNGTSDAIVNTANEKMLGGGGLDGVIHGAAGPELREACYTVPEVSLGIRCPKGEARITPAFQLPVSHVIHTVGPFYDNENHPEVALRNAYRNCIKLAKESNIDYIAFPAISCGTYRYPLEEAATIAISTVMESDGDFKEVHFVLLEDDVFNAWLEKANGLL